The proteins below come from a single Triticum aestivum cultivar Chinese Spring chromosome 5D, IWGSC CS RefSeq v2.1, whole genome shotgun sequence genomic window:
- the LOC123121047 gene encoding grpE protein homolog 2, mitochondrial isoform X1, with product MVAARLLARATRQCAAAVVASAARRPLGGVAAVAARPLASSFGPARVPYMLNQPLRYSSNIFQRFGFSSSTPQQNDKEVHEPKDQESTAHESNGEASKEDSGSSGSTEDLDLSKEDLVKLVFEKDELLTSKDEEIKDMKDKVLRSYAEMENVIARTKRESENSKKYAVQNFSKSLLDVADNLARASSVVKESFSKLDTSEDSSGAVPLLKTLLEGVDMTDKQLGEVFKKFGVERFDPLNEKFNPDKHFALFQIPDPSKPSGTVASVVKVGYMLHDRVLRPAEVGVTEGGPSEEPEEKSGGE from the exons ATGGTAGCCGCGCGCCTCCTCGCGCGGGCCACGAGGCAATGCGCCGCCGCGGTGGTGGCGTCCGCTGCGAGGCGGCCGCTcggcggcgtggcggcggtggCCGCTCGCCCGCTCGCCTCTTCCTTCGGCCCCGCCAGG GTTCCATATATGTTGAATCAGCCATTGAGATACTCAAGCAACATCTTTCAAAGGTTTGGCTTTTCATCTTCTACCCCCCAACAAAATGATAAGGAGGTACACGAACCCAAAGACCAGGAAAGTACTGCACATGAATCAAATGGTGAAGCTTCAAAGGAAGACAGTGGTTCGTCTGGAA GTACAGAAGATCTTGATCTGTCAAAGGAGGATCTAGTGAAGCTAGTTTTTGAGAAGGATGAATTATTAACCTCGAAAGATGAAGAGATCAAAGATATGAAGGACAAGGTTTTGCGCAGCTATGCAGAAATGGAAAATGTCATTGCCAGGACAAAGCGTGAATCTGAGAACTCAAAAAAATATGCAGTGCAG AACTTCTCTAAGAGCTTGTTAGATGTTGCTGACAATTTGGCTCGAGCTTCATCTGTTGTAAAGGAAAGCTTCTCAAAATTAGATACATCCGAAGATTCTAGTGGAGCTGTACCATTACTAAAAACCTTACtggagggtgttgacatgactgaTAAGCAACTCGGAGAG GTTTTTAAGAAGTTTGGAGTCGAAAGGTTTGATCCGTTGAATGAGAAATTCAATCCTGATAAGCATTTTGCACTTTTCCAAATTCCTGATCCTTCAAAACCATCCGGAACTGTTGCTTCTGTTGTGAAG GTTGGGTACATGTTACATGATCGCGTGCTCCGTCCTGCGGAAGTTGGTGTTACAGAGGGAGGTCCGTCCGAAGAGCCTGAGGAGAAATCAGGTGGAGAGTAG
- the LOC123121047 gene encoding grpE protein homolog 2, mitochondrial isoform X2, with protein MVAARLLARATRQCAAAVVASAARRPLGGVAAVAARPLASSFGPARVPYMLNQPLRYSSNIFQRFGFSSSTPQQNDKEVHEPKDQESTAHESNGEASKEDSGTEDLDLSKEDLVKLVFEKDELLTSKDEEIKDMKDKVLRSYAEMENVIARTKRESENSKKYAVQNFSKSLLDVADNLARASSVVKESFSKLDTSEDSSGAVPLLKTLLEGVDMTDKQLGEVFKKFGVERFDPLNEKFNPDKHFALFQIPDPSKPSGTVASVVKVGYMLHDRVLRPAEVGVTEGGPSEEPEEKSGGE; from the exons ATGGTAGCCGCGCGCCTCCTCGCGCGGGCCACGAGGCAATGCGCCGCCGCGGTGGTGGCGTCCGCTGCGAGGCGGCCGCTcggcggcgtggcggcggtggCCGCTCGCCCGCTCGCCTCTTCCTTCGGCCCCGCCAGG GTTCCATATATGTTGAATCAGCCATTGAGATACTCAAGCAACATCTTTCAAAGGTTTGGCTTTTCATCTTCTACCCCCCAACAAAATGATAAGGAGGTACACGAACCCAAAGACCAGGAAAGTACTGCACATGAATCAAATGGTGAAGCTTCAAAGGAAGACAGTG GTACAGAAGATCTTGATCTGTCAAAGGAGGATCTAGTGAAGCTAGTTTTTGAGAAGGATGAATTATTAACCTCGAAAGATGAAGAGATCAAAGATATGAAGGACAAGGTTTTGCGCAGCTATGCAGAAATGGAAAATGTCATTGCCAGGACAAAGCGTGAATCTGAGAACTCAAAAAAATATGCAGTGCAG AACTTCTCTAAGAGCTTGTTAGATGTTGCTGACAATTTGGCTCGAGCTTCATCTGTTGTAAAGGAAAGCTTCTCAAAATTAGATACATCCGAAGATTCTAGTGGAGCTGTACCATTACTAAAAACCTTACtggagggtgttgacatgactgaTAAGCAACTCGGAGAG GTTTTTAAGAAGTTTGGAGTCGAAAGGTTTGATCCGTTGAATGAGAAATTCAATCCTGATAAGCATTTTGCACTTTTCCAAATTCCTGATCCTTCAAAACCATCCGGAACTGTTGCTTCTGTTGTGAAG GTTGGGTACATGTTACATGATCGCGTGCTCCGTCCTGCGGAAGTTGGTGTTACAGAGGGAGGTCCGTCCGAAGAGCCTGAGGAGAAATCAGGTGGAGAGTAG